A stretch of Aerococcus urinaehominis DNA encodes these proteins:
- a CDS encoding type II toxin-antitoxin system antitoxin SocA domain-containing protein, whose protein sequence is MARHMIFIYKVPTSSQRLVFVYSSNQLIYPDDLPEKLDDIIEKYELAIHYLTTDDLTIASIKDKDPFFEGIEFYTDLGLFIDKLDGLISQATISPLAFSKLLLSKFKLDKLEIQKVLYLIYAECLQNGVKLFNESPVAYLYGPVFEDVYQEYKSQARGAKIEVDLSYEDLILLPKTVYTPEVRKTTERIIDAIATKTGGALIDITHAPDGPWDMVYEEGCNREIPDSLILACNDKVTALLYN, encoded by the coding sequence ATGGCTAGACATATGATTTTTATTTATAAAGTACCAACATCATCACAACGCTTGGTTTTTGTATATTCTTCTAACCAGCTTATTTATCCCGATGACTTGCCAGAAAAGCTAGACGATATTATCGAAAAATATGAGCTAGCTATTCATTATTTGACAACTGATGATTTAACGATTGCAAGTATTAAAGATAAGGATCCCTTTTTTGAAGGTATAGAATTTTATACTGATTTAGGTTTATTTATTGATAAACTAGATGGTTTAATCAGCCAAGCTACTATTTCGCCACTTGCATTTTCAAAATTACTTTTGAGCAAATTTAAGCTTGATAAGCTAGAAATTCAAAAGGTTCTGTATCTTATCTATGCAGAATGTTTGCAAAATGGGGTTAAGTTATTTAATGAATCCCCGGTAGCCTATCTCTATGGTCCAGTTTTTGAAGATGTTTACCAAGAGTATAAGTCACAAGCAAGAGGGGCGAAAATCGAAGTTGATTTATCTTACGAAGATCTAATCTTGTTGCCCAAGACAGTTTATACACCCGAAGTCAGAAAAACTACTGAGCGAATTATTGATGCCATAGCTACAAAAACTGGTGGTGCATTAATTGATATCACTCATGCGCCTGATGGGCCTTGGGATATGGTCTACGAAGAAGGATGTAATCGGGAAATTCCAGATAGTCTTATCCTAGCTTGTAATGATAAAGTTACCGCCTTGCTTTATAACTAA